A single window of Chitinophaga sp. XS-30 DNA harbors:
- a CDS encoding cell wall metabolism sensor histidine kinase WalK: MCTCILGIFAFQGYWLYNSYRLNLEGFHKDINDALRMAVFNKQFTDAARYIRYRTSGAFPSAASVPVVPGQGMSTVVYLETHTIEDSLPGRAGVAGRVIEGRLAEDIQPEKGSRVHANPPFRKRMRTQHWTRSDSIYRTDSARPGMVAMRAMALDDAGTRVYADSMAQSISNMLILNKFYGEQFSIQKLDSAFTGELLSRGITTDFRLDTMTFPGRDSVSVTREHQPDLLKTARIPFNPLSNILVQASFNSPMRLILGKMTGTLLSSAILLMLTVLCFLYMLRTILRQKKLSEVRNDFINNMTHELKTPIATVSAAVEAMQNFNALNDRQKTRQYLDISQQELQRLGDLVEKVLHIAAEEKEDMELFREPVDLNELIRHIIVNHRLKANKKVDFTYTMLADPVVNVDKTHLSNALNNLVDNAIKYSRDPAEITIRVARQQDRLQVSVTDNGIGIPYNYQDSIFEKFFRVPTGNLHNVKGFGLGLSYVKKIIEKHGGSIRVKSEPEKGSEFLLEIPQV, encoded by the coding sequence ATGTGTACCTGCATACTGGGTATTTTTGCCTTTCAGGGTTACTGGCTGTATAATTCCTACCGCCTGAATCTGGAAGGGTTTCATAAGGATATCAACGATGCGCTCCGCATGGCGGTGTTCAATAAGCAGTTTACGGATGCCGCGCGGTATATCCGTTACCGGACTTCCGGCGCTTTTCCTTCTGCCGCCTCCGTCCCTGTCGTTCCCGGGCAGGGTATGAGCACAGTGGTTTACCTTGAAACGCATACCATAGAGGATTCTTTACCGGGGCGGGCCGGGGTGGCGGGACGCGTAATTGAAGGCAGGCTCGCCGAAGACATACAGCCGGAGAAAGGGTCGCGTGTTCATGCGAACCCGCCTTTCCGCAAAAGGATGCGTACACAGCACTGGACAAGGAGCGACAGCATCTACCGTACAGATTCGGCGCGGCCGGGAATGGTTGCCATGCGCGCCATGGCGCTGGACGATGCCGGAACGCGGGTATATGCGGATTCCATGGCCCAGAGCATTTCCAATATGCTTATCCTCAACAAATTCTACGGAGAGCAATTCTCCATTCAGAAGCTGGATTCCGCTTTCACCGGCGAACTGCTGAGCCGCGGCATTACAACGGACTTCCGGCTGGATACCATGACCTTTCCCGGAAGAGACTCCGTATCCGTAACGCGGGAGCATCAGCCGGACCTGCTGAAAACGGCCCGCATCCCCTTCAACCCGCTGAGCAACATCCTTGTGCAGGCTTCTTTTAACAGCCCCATGAGGCTGATCCTCGGGAAAATGACGGGCACCCTGCTCAGCTCCGCGATCCTGCTGATGCTCACCGTGCTCTGTTTCCTGTATATGCTGCGCACCATCCTCCGGCAGAAAAAATTGTCAGAAGTGCGGAACGACTTCATCAACAATATGACGCATGAGCTGAAAACGCCCATCGCTACCGTATCGGCTGCGGTGGAAGCCATGCAGAACTTCAACGCGCTGAACGACCGGCAAAAGACCCGGCAGTACCTGGATATTTCCCAACAGGAGCTGCAGCGCCTGGGCGACCTGGTGGAAAAAGTGCTCCACATCGCCGCAGAAGAAAAAGAAGATATGGAACTGTTCCGCGAACCGGTGGACCTCAACGAGCTGATCCGCCACATCATCGTCAACCACCGCCTGAAAGCCAACAAAAAAGTGGATTTCACCTATACCATGCTGGCCGATCCGGTGGTGAATGTGGACAAAACCCATCTGTCCAATGCGCTCAACAACCTGGTGGACAATGCGATCAAATATTCCCGCGACCCTGCGGAGATCACGATCCGCGTGGCCCGGCAGCAGGACCGGTTGCAGGTTTCCGTAACGGACAACGGCATCGGTATCCCGTATAATTATCAGGACAGTATCTTTGAAAAGTTCTTCCGTGTGCCTACGGGCAATCTGCACAACGTCAAGGGTTTCGGGCTGGGGTTGAGCTACGTGAAAAAGATCATCGAGAAACATGGCGGCAGTATCCGCGTGAAAAGCGAGCCTGAAAAAGGCAGCGAGTTTTTACTGGAAATCCCCCAGGTATGA
- a CDS encoding 2-phosphosulfolactate phosphatase has translation MSENTKPRLEVCLSPALLHLFDVKNSIVVIIDVLRATSTICTALYNGAAKVIPVASVEECVSIGRLLNAITAGERDGKIADGLLHGNSPFEYPNEFIGGKVLVLTTTNGTKLLHMAKDAIQIVTGSFPNISAVCEYLIGQGQNVILGCAAWKDRVNMEDTLFAGAVVSRIKTHFEMNCDSALTAETLYNSAKADIFGYMKQASHFQRLAKFGLEEDIRYCLTNDGANVLPILRNGELVIEGK, from the coding sequence ATGAGTGAGAATACCAAACCCAGGCTGGAAGTGTGTTTATCACCCGCCCTCCTGCATTTGTTCGATGTAAAGAACAGTATTGTTGTAATTATTGATGTACTGCGTGCCACGTCAACGATCTGCACCGCCCTTTACAACGGTGCGGCTAAAGTGATACCTGTGGCCAGCGTTGAAGAATGCGTAAGCATCGGGCGCCTGCTCAATGCCATCACCGCCGGGGAGCGGGACGGGAAGATCGCTGATGGTCTGCTGCACGGCAATTCCCCCTTTGAATACCCCAACGAATTTATCGGCGGGAAAGTGCTGGTGCTGACCACCACCAACGGCACGAAGCTGCTGCATATGGCAAAGGATGCCATACAGATCGTCACCGGTTCCTTCCCCAATATTTCTGCGGTATGTGAATACCTGATCGGGCAGGGGCAGAATGTGATCCTGGGGTGCGCCGCCTGGAAAGACAGGGTGAACATGGAAGATACCCTGTTTGCCGGCGCTGTGGTCAGCCGGATAAAAACGCATTTTGAGATGAACTGCGATTCCGCACTGACTGCCGAAACACTGTACAACTCCGCCAAAGCCGATATTTTCGGCTATATGAAACAAGCCTCGCATTTCCAGCGGCTCGCTAAATTCGGCCTGGAGGAAGATATCCGCTACTGCCTGACCAACGACGGCGCCAATGTACTGCCCATCCTGCGGAATGGGGAGCTGGTGATCGAAGGGAAGTAG
- a CDS encoding response regulator transcription factor: MNASILLVEDEWQLAQIVKDSLEMRGFRMFCAKDGREGLLLYQEQKPDVIVLDIMMPNMDGFTFTSEIRKADKQTPIIFLTAKSQTADLVKGFELGGNDYLKKPFSMDELIVRIRSLLSRFQASAPATEESTVVAIGQYSFNYTKQTLTRNNISEFLSHREAEVLWRLCKHRNQVMERKPILMDLWGDDNFFNARSMDVFITKLRRYLKEDPRIQIVNIRGVGYKLIS, encoded by the coding sequence ATGAATGCGAGCATATTACTGGTAGAAGACGAATGGCAGCTTGCGCAGATCGTGAAAGACAGCCTGGAAATGCGGGGCTTCCGCATGTTCTGCGCGAAGGACGGGCGGGAAGGGCTCCTGCTTTACCAGGAGCAAAAACCGGATGTCATTGTGCTGGATATCATGATGCCCAATATGGACGGCTTTACGTTCACCTCCGAGATCCGGAAGGCGGACAAACAAACGCCCATCATCTTCCTGACCGCCAAATCGCAGACGGCGGACCTGGTGAAGGGTTTCGAGCTTGGCGGTAATGACTATCTGAAAAAACCCTTCAGCATGGATGAGCTGATCGTGCGTATCCGTTCCCTGCTGAGCCGCTTCCAGGCATCCGCTCCCGCAACGGAAGAAAGCACGGTGGTTGCCATTGGCCAGTACAGCTTCAATTACACCAAGCAAACGCTTACCCGCAACAATATCTCCGAATTTCTTTCCCACCGCGAAGCGGAGGTGCTGTGGCGCCTGTGCAAACACCGCAACCAGGTGATGGAGCGGAAGCCGATACTGATGGACCTCTGGGGCGATGATAATTTCTTCAATGCGCGCAGCATGGATGTGTTCATCACCAAGTTACGGCGTTACCTGAAGGAAGACCCGCGCATACAGATCGTGAACATCAGGGGCGTAGGCTACAAACTGATCAGTTGA
- the gcvT gene encoding glycine cleavage system aminomethyltransferase GcvT, giving the protein MKNTPFTHKHIALGAKMAPFAGYNMPISYTGINDEHATVRNSVGVFDVSHMGEFILKGENALDLIQRVTSNDAAKLTAGKAQYSCLPNAEGGIVDDLLVYCIEEHNVYMLVVNASNIEKDWNWISGFNTKGVEMHNISEKTCLLAIQGPNATSTLQTLTDKDIINLKYYTFVKGTFAGVENVLISATGYTGSGGVEIYFEDKDGAADKIWDAIFEAGKDKGIKAIGLGARDTLRLEMGFCLYGNDIDDRTNPLEAGLGWITKFTKDFTARPILEKVKAEGAQQKLVGFEMIEKGIPRHDYEIKDAEGNVIGRVTSGTQSPSLQKAIGLGYVKTAFAALDTEIYIAVRDKALKARVSKVPFLS; this is encoded by the coding sequence ATGAAAAACACGCCCTTTACGCACAAGCACATTGCACTGGGAGCAAAAATGGCTCCATTCGCGGGATACAATATGCCGATATCCTACACCGGCATCAATGATGAACATGCAACAGTACGCAACAGCGTGGGCGTTTTTGACGTTAGCCACATGGGTGAATTCATCCTCAAGGGAGAGAACGCCCTGGACCTGATCCAGCGGGTGACCAGCAATGACGCCGCAAAGCTCACTGCCGGCAAGGCCCAGTACAGCTGCCTGCCCAATGCGGAAGGCGGGATCGTGGACGATCTGCTGGTGTATTGCATTGAAGAGCATAACGTGTATATGCTGGTGGTCAATGCCAGCAATATTGAAAAGGACTGGAACTGGATCAGCGGCTTCAACACCAAAGGGGTGGAAATGCACAACATTTCCGAAAAAACCTGTCTCCTGGCCATTCAGGGGCCCAATGCCACCAGCACATTGCAGACGCTGACAGACAAGGATATCATCAATCTGAAGTACTATACTTTCGTAAAAGGCACTTTTGCCGGTGTGGAAAATGTGCTGATCAGCGCAACGGGTTATACCGGATCGGGTGGCGTGGAGATCTATTTTGAGGACAAAGATGGCGCGGCAGACAAGATCTGGGACGCTATATTTGAAGCCGGGAAGGATAAAGGCATCAAAGCCATCGGCCTGGGCGCCCGTGACACCCTGCGTCTGGAAATGGGCTTCTGCCTCTACGGGAACGATATCGATGACCGTACCAATCCGCTCGAAGCAGGCTTGGGATGGATCACCAAATTCACCAAAGACTTCACTGCCCGTCCCATCCTGGAGAAAGTGAAAGCGGAAGGCGCGCAGCAGAAGCTCGTGGGTTTTGAAATGATCGAAAAAGGCATTCCCCGTCACGATTACGAGATCAAAGACGCAGAAGGCAATGTCATCGGCAGGGTAACCTCCGGCACACAATCTCCCTCCCTGCAAAAGGCTATCGGGCTGGGCTATGTGAAAACAGCATTCGCAGCACTTGACACAGAAATATATATCGCCGTGCGGGACAAAGCGCTGAAAGCCCGTGTTTCCAAGGTGCCGTTCCTCAGCTGA
- a CDS encoding SRPBCC family protein, whose translation MPLIHLTTVIHAPPSRVFDLSRSITLHKRSMEHRQEQAIKGRTSGLIEFDETVTWRAKHLRKMRELSVRVTAMQKHTYFCDEMEKGDFAYMKHEHHFREIENGTVMMDIFEFAAPYSIFGKWFEKIYLKRYMTRLLQQRNKIIKEYAESEKWRVILD comes from the coding sequence ATGCCGCTTATTCATCTGACCACGGTCATTCATGCTCCGCCATCCAGGGTCTTTGACCTTAGCCGGAGCATCACGCTGCACAAACGCAGCATGGAACATCGCCAGGAACAGGCCATCAAGGGCCGGACGAGCGGGTTGATCGAATTTGATGAGACGGTTACCTGGCGCGCAAAGCACCTGCGGAAAATGCGGGAGCTCTCCGTCAGGGTCACGGCCATGCAGAAACACACGTATTTCTGCGATGAAATGGAAAAAGGGGATTTTGCCTATATGAAGCATGAGCACCATTTCCGGGAAATCGAGAATGGTACCGTGATGATGGATATATTTGAATTCGCGGCGCCGTACAGCATTTTTGGCAAGTGGTTTGAAAAGATATATCTGAAGCGATACATGACACGGCTGCTGCAGCAACGGAATAAAATAATTAAGGAATATGCGGAGTCTGAAAAGTGGAGAGTGATCCTGGATTAA
- a CDS encoding DEAD/DEAH box helicase, producing the protein MSLPHLLKYVYNNGTDEVIRRGKRIFATGGVELLEGDPVLKSAIFRVKSDTHANYYKVSISKYHEPATMSVRCQCPYNLGDICRHEAAALFQLQEMLDRNHFESYETQYDQQHTLIKMKSIDLKTVKLLTSSAIMAEAERILRKTQAVIKSAKDEKVEAELKFEGKKYTLILQRNEERNFDTHCVCDEHEHPLCVHKTALFLQLLNAHGPFYFDTLRNWDKEKNKLLALYGYSLNDDLEGKFTFSYLNGKPFLRVLDPSIKKVEAPVPVKQEPAEEETITVTRRLGVVLNANDTLFPYFQAELVSGDANEEETEFVSLVSKLDLGKYVDFYQFKERDRDLITPIRKIQHAEVSKFLNKNSPFAGIWDNIMHENEDGLPMETMELIVEYLHPKLVKLFPMLTEHRLVFLLRDGQSFKTKNLQPVQVEEEPLQPYFKASSADGHVEVTAWVDIEDQPVNVSENQWASPMLFLHNGSIYHFKNPQDSISIMRYQQMSALKVPSSEWQDFLKDVMLPLGKNYAVQFDSALLSEVDDVVPESRVYLKEMGETFVIQPGFSYHGHEVEWNDDTRITVQEGNKVLIIHRNKEAENAFVARLRTLHTNFANLSNYNYFFLRSKEALKNNWFFLFFDALKEMDVRIFGFDNLRNFRFNQAKPVTNLQISSGIDWFDAQVEVLYGDQKVGIRDIKRALANKQNYVQLADGTLGLLPEEWLKKYSLLFKVGEEKDKGGGLKLSKYNFSVIDELYEFIDDEAILVELDEKRRKLLQFDEIRTVDLPANVNANLRPYQESGFQWLNYLDEVKWGGILADDMGLGKTVQALTFVQHYKNINQQCLVLVVCPTTLIYNWENEIKKFTPDITYHIHHGPARMRDSGELQKFDVLITTYGTLRSDVQLLMKMDFDYVILDESQAIKNPQSKVTKAAQLLNTRNRIALSGTPMQNNTFDIYAQMNFLNPGMLGSVDFFRNEFATPIDKFQDEERKEHLKKLIYPFILRRTKEQVAKDLPEKIETVIFCEMDAEQRHIYDAYRNTYRSKILGVIEDQGMERSQLTILQGLMKLRQICDSPAILNEAEKYPNHSVKLHELTREIAENSGHHKVLVFSQFLGMLGLIRERMTHMKIPYEYFDGSTSTTDREKAIQNFQNNEDCRVFLISLKAGGVGLNLTAADYVYIVDPWWNPAVEQQAIDRTHRIGQTKSIFAYRMICKDTVEEKILELQERKKSLVKDIIADDSGFIKKLSKEDVLYLFS; encoded by the coding sequence ATGTCGCTACCCCACTTATTAAAATATGTTTATAATAACGGCACTGATGAGGTGATCCGCAGGGGTAAACGCATATTCGCCACAGGCGGCGTGGAATTACTGGAAGGAGATCCGGTGCTGAAATCCGCCATATTCCGCGTAAAAAGCGATACCCACGCCAACTATTACAAGGTGTCTATCAGCAAATACCATGAGCCGGCAACCATGAGCGTTCGCTGCCAGTGCCCCTACAATCTCGGCGATATCTGCCGCCATGAGGCCGCTGCGCTCTTCCAGCTGCAGGAAATGCTGGACAGGAATCATTTTGAATCTTACGAAACGCAATACGATCAGCAGCATACGCTGATCAAAATGAAATCGATAGACCTGAAAACGGTGAAGCTCCTGACTTCCAGCGCTATCATGGCGGAAGCGGAACGCATCCTCCGGAAAACGCAAGCCGTCATCAAATCGGCAAAAGATGAAAAAGTAGAGGCGGAGCTGAAGTTTGAAGGCAAAAAATATACGCTCATCCTGCAGCGCAACGAAGAAAGGAATTTCGATACCCATTGCGTCTGCGATGAACATGAGCATCCGCTTTGCGTGCACAAGACCGCACTGTTCCTGCAGCTGCTGAATGCGCACGGCCCGTTCTATTTCGATACTTTACGCAACTGGGACAAGGAAAAGAACAAGCTCCTGGCACTTTACGGATACTCCCTGAATGATGACCTCGAGGGGAAATTCACATTTTCCTATCTTAACGGCAAACCCTTCCTGCGCGTGCTGGACCCGTCCATCAAAAAAGTGGAAGCACCGGTACCGGTGAAACAGGAGCCTGCGGAGGAAGAAACGATCACGGTTACACGCCGCCTCGGCGTGGTGCTGAACGCGAACGATACCCTCTTCCCCTATTTTCAGGCAGAACTGGTCAGCGGAGACGCCAATGAAGAAGAAACGGAATTCGTTTCCCTCGTGAGCAAACTGGACCTTGGGAAATACGTGGATTTCTACCAGTTCAAGGAACGGGACCGCGACCTTATCACACCCATCAGAAAGATCCAGCATGCGGAAGTGAGCAAGTTCCTCAACAAGAACTCGCCTTTCGCCGGCATCTGGGACAATATCATGCATGAGAACGAAGACGGCCTGCCCATGGAAACCATGGAGCTGATCGTTGAATACCTGCACCCAAAGCTGGTAAAACTGTTTCCCATGCTAACGGAACACCGCCTGGTATTCCTCCTGCGGGACGGGCAGAGCTTCAAGACCAAGAACCTGCAACCCGTACAGGTGGAGGAAGAGCCGCTGCAGCCATATTTCAAAGCATCATCGGCCGATGGGCATGTGGAAGTGACCGCCTGGGTGGATATTGAAGACCAGCCGGTGAACGTTTCCGAAAACCAGTGGGCCAGCCCCATGCTTTTCCTGCACAACGGCAGCATCTACCATTTCAAAAACCCCCAGGACAGCATCAGCATCATGCGCTACCAGCAAATGAGCGCCCTGAAAGTACCGTCCTCCGAGTGGCAGGACTTCCTGAAAGATGTCATGCTGCCCCTCGGAAAGAACTATGCGGTTCAGTTCGATTCCGCCCTGCTCTCCGAAGTGGACGATGTAGTGCCGGAAAGCCGCGTGTACCTGAAGGAAATGGGGGAGACCTTCGTGATCCAGCCCGGCTTTTCCTATCACGGGCATGAAGTGGAATGGAATGACGATACCCGCATCACCGTACAGGAAGGGAATAAAGTGCTCATTATTCACCGGAACAAGGAAGCAGAGAACGCTTTCGTGGCCAGGCTGCGCACCCTCCATACCAATTTTGCCAATCTCAGCAACTACAATTATTTCTTCCTCCGCTCCAAGGAAGCCCTGAAGAACAACTGGTTTTTCCTCTTCTTTGACGCGCTGAAGGAAATGGATGTCCGCATTTTCGGGTTCGACAACCTGCGCAACTTCCGCTTCAACCAGGCCAAGCCGGTCACCAATCTGCAGATCAGTTCGGGTATCGACTGGTTTGATGCGCAGGTGGAAGTGCTGTATGGCGATCAGAAAGTAGGCATCCGCGATATCAAGCGGGCACTGGCCAACAAACAGAATTACGTGCAACTGGCGGACGGTACCCTGGGCCTGCTGCCGGAAGAATGGCTGAAAAAATATTCCCTGCTCTTCAAGGTTGGGGAAGAAAAAGATAAAGGCGGCGGACTGAAGCTGAGCAAATACAACTTCTCCGTGATCGATGAACTGTACGAGTTCATTGATGATGAAGCCATTCTTGTGGAACTGGATGAGAAACGCCGCAAACTGCTGCAGTTCGATGAGATCAGAACGGTGGACCTGCCCGCGAATGTGAACGCCAACCTCCGTCCCTACCAGGAAAGCGGTTTCCAGTGGCTGAATTACCTGGATGAAGTGAAGTGGGGCGGTATCCTGGCCGATGATATGGGTCTTGGTAAAACCGTACAGGCCCTCACCTTCGTTCAGCATTACAAGAACATCAACCAGCAATGCCTGGTACTGGTAGTTTGCCCTACAACGCTGATCTATAACTGGGAGAACGAGATCAAAAAATTCACGCCGGACATCACCTATCATATCCATCACGGCCCCGCCCGTATGCGCGATTCCGGTGAACTGCAGAAATTCGATGTGCTGATCACCACTTACGGTACCCTGCGCAGTGATGTGCAATTGCTGATGAAAATGGATTTCGATTATGTGATACTCGATGAATCACAAGCGATCAAAAATCCGCAATCCAAAGTAACGAAGGCCGCGCAGCTGCTGAATACCCGCAACCGCATTGCGTTGAGCGGTACGCCGATGCAGAACAACACCTTCGATATCTATGCGCAGATGAACTTCCTCAATCCCGGCATGCTGGGGAGTGTGGACTTCTTCCGCAATGAATTTGCCACGCCTATCGACAAGTTCCAGGATGAGGAGCGCAAAGAGCATCTTAAAAAGCTCATCTATCCCTTTATCCTGCGCCGCACCAAAGAGCAGGTGGCCAAAGACCTTCCGGAGAAGATCGAGACCGTGATCTTTTGCGAGATGGACGCCGAGCAGCGGCATATTTACGATGCCTACCGCAACACGTACCGTTCCAAGATATTAGGCGTGATAGAAGACCAGGGCATGGAACGCAGCCAGCTGACGATCCTGCAGGGGCTGATGAAACTGCGCCAGATCTGCGACTCGCCGGCCATCCTCAATGAAGCTGAGAAATACCCTAACCACTCCGTCAAGCTCCATGAGCTGACGCGCGAAATAGCCGAAAACAGCGGGCATCACAAGGTATTGGTGTTCAGCCAGTTCCTGGGCATGCTCGGCCTGATCCGCGAACGGATGACGCACATGAAAATACCCTATGAGTATTTTGACGGCAGCACCTCCACCACAGACCGGGAAAAGGCCATCCAGAATTTCCAGAACAACGAAGATTGCCGGGTATTCCTTATTTCGCTCAAAGCCGGTGGCGTGGGTTTGAACCTCACGGCTGCGGATTACGTGTACATCGTGGACCCCTGGTGGAACCCCGCGGTGGAACAGCAGGCCATCGACCGTACGCACCGTATCGGGCAAACGAAAAGCATCTTCGCCTACCGCATGATCTGCAAGGATACCGTGGAAGAAAAAATACTGGAACTGCAGGAACGAAAAAAATCGCTCGTGAAAGATATCATTGCGGACGACTCCGGCTTCATCAAGAAGCTCTCCAAAGAAGATGTGCTCTACCTCTTCAGTTAA
- a CDS encoding DoxX family protein yields the protein MGNTRTIDNEKALNLGYLILRLGVGVLFFIFGWMKFAGGEQLWQGVGSAMGTLGITAWPVFWGLLATAAEFLGGLLLILGLFTRFAALSLVLTMIVAVVFKLSTGAGMAEFSSPFTMLLVNIFFMLAGGGVYSVDHILKLKKRSASIV from the coding sequence ATGGGAAACACACGCACTATTGACAACGAAAAAGCCCTGAACCTTGGCTATCTGATCCTCCGCCTTGGCGTGGGCGTGCTGTTCTTTATATTCGGCTGGATGAAGTTTGCCGGTGGGGAGCAGTTATGGCAGGGTGTAGGCAGCGCAATGGGAACACTGGGCATTACCGCCTGGCCGGTTTTCTGGGGGTTGCTGGCCACTGCGGCCGAATTCCTGGGCGGACTTTTGCTGATACTGGGCTTGTTCACCCGTTTCGCCGCGCTTTCCCTGGTGCTCACCATGATCGTGGCGGTAGTCTTTAAGCTGAGCACAGGCGCAGGAATGGCGGAATTTTCCTCTCCATTCACCATGCTGCTGGTCAATATTTTCTTTATGCTGGCCGGTGGCGGGGTGTATTCAGTGGACCATATCCTGAAACTGAAAAAACGGTCCGCTTCGATCGTATAG